From one Cucurbita pepo subsp. pepo cultivar mu-cu-16 chromosome LG17, ASM280686v2, whole genome shotgun sequence genomic stretch:
- the LOC111779227 gene encoding major facilitator superfamily domain-containing protein 12-like isoform X1, with the protein MSNHDESFVSLAQPIGRWSIFCFGLGHMLNDITAACWFTYLLLFLTDIGLSPGNAATVMLSGQVADGLTTIVAGELIDRFGRFKIWHGAGSMLVAVSFSSVFGGCIPCIFYSRSSSTLRTVGYSFFAAIFNVGWAATQVSHMSMINCITLNSTSRVALASCRNAFNMVANLSLYAVALLVFSISKAKSHVDIEHQYRMIAYISIFIGCCFVVVFLVGTKEPSLKVAVHGDRHARISWSYWFKKVLYYQVALAYVLTRLIINVSQAFLAYYVINDLHMAQSATALVPALIYVFSFIVSVTLQEVVWTGQRLKLYYSAGGILWMFCGAVILILPTSMSAFMYVVSFVIGVANALMVVTGVSMQTVLVGRDLNGCAFVCGSLSFLDKILCGLALYFLESFQSNTALHISKYNPLDATYISVTRYGLGLVPAVCAFLGVAVTMSMDLHAPYAKYLTESLLE; encoded by the exons ATGAGTAATCATGATGAAAGTTTTGTGTCACTTGCTCAACCCATCGGAAGATGGTCGATATTCTGTTTCGGTCTGGGGCATATGCTCAATGACATTACTGCTGCCTGCTGGTTTACGTATCTGTTACTTTTCTTGACAGATATTGGATTATCTCCGGG GAATGCTGCTACAGTTATGCTTTCGGGTCAAGTAGCTGATGGGTTAACAACAATTGTTGCTGGTGAACTG ATAGACCGGTTCGGACGTTTCAAAATATGGCATGGTGCAGGATCTATGTTGGTGGcagtttcattttcttctgtttttggTGGTTGCATACCGTGCATATTCTATTCTCGAAGTTCATCAACATTGCGAACTGTAGGCTACAGCTTTTTTGCGGCAATCTTTAATGTTGGTTGGGCAGCCACTCAGGTTTCGCATAT GTCTATGATAAATTGTATTACACTGAATTCAACCAGTAGAGTGGCATTGGCTAGTTGCCGCAATGCTTTTAATATG GTTGCAAATCTGAGCCTGTATGCAGTGGCTTTGTTAGTGTTTAGTATCTCGAAGGCAAAATCTCATGTAGATATTGAACATCAG TACCGAATGATAgcatatatttcaattttcattggCTGCTGCTTTGTGGTCGTATTTCTAGTTGGGACCAAGGAGCCAAG TTTGAAGGTTGCTGTACATGGAGATCGGCATGCAAGGATTTCGTGGTCATATTGGTTCAAGAAAGTTTTATATTATCAAGTTGCTCTTGCTTATGTACTTACGAGACTGATTATCAATGTTTCACAG GCATTTCTGGCATATTATGTTATTAACGATCTGCATATGGCGCAGTCAGCTACAGCTTTG GTTCCTGCATTAATCTATGTCTTCAGCTTCATCGTATCTGTAACTCTTCAG GAGGTTGTTTGGACTGGCCAACGCCTGAAGCTCTACTATTCTGCTGGAGGCATTCTCTGGATGTTTTGTGGTGCGGTGATTCTCATTTTACCCACAAGCATGAGTGCTTTTATGTACGTCGTGTCCTTTGTTATTGGTGTAGCAAATGCTTTAATGGTG GTGACTGGAGTGAGTATGCAAACTGTTCTAGTTGGAAGGGATCTGAATGGCTGTGCATTTGTGTGCGGTTCATTGAGCTTCCTTGACAAAATTCTATGTGGGCTGGCACTATACTTTCTGGAATCATTTCAGA GTAACACCGCGTTACACATTTCAAAATACAATCCTCTCGATGCCACCTATATTTCGGTTACGAGATATGGTTTAGGACTTGTGCCAGCAGTTTGTGCATTCCTTGGAGTAGCAGTTACAATGAGCATGGACCTTCATGCCCCTTACGCCAAATACCTGACCGAATCGCTACTGGAATAA
- the LOC111779227 gene encoding major facilitator superfamily domain-containing protein 12-like isoform X2: protein MLVAVSFSSVFGGCIPCIFYSRSSSTLRTVGYSFFAAIFNVGWAATQVSHMSMINCITLNSTSRVALASCRNAFNMVANLSLYAVALLVFSISKAKSHVDIEHQYRMIAYISIFIGCCFVVVFLVGTKEPSLKVAVHGDRHARISWSYWFKKVLYYQVALAYVLTRLIINVSQAFLAYYVINDLHMAQSATALVPALIYVFSFIVSVTLQEVVWTGQRLKLYYSAGGILWMFCGAVILILPTSMSAFMYVVSFVIGVANALMVVTGVSMQTVLVGRDLNGCAFVCGSLSFLDKILCGLALYFLESFQSNTALHISKYNPLDATYISVTRYGLGLVPAVCAFLGVAVTMSMDLHAPYAKYLTESLLE, encoded by the exons ATGTTGGTGGcagtttcattttcttctgtttttggTGGTTGCATACCGTGCATATTCTATTCTCGAAGTTCATCAACATTGCGAACTGTAGGCTACAGCTTTTTTGCGGCAATCTTTAATGTTGGTTGGGCAGCCACTCAGGTTTCGCATAT GTCTATGATAAATTGTATTACACTGAATTCAACCAGTAGAGTGGCATTGGCTAGTTGCCGCAATGCTTTTAATATG GTTGCAAATCTGAGCCTGTATGCAGTGGCTTTGTTAGTGTTTAGTATCTCGAAGGCAAAATCTCATGTAGATATTGAACATCAG TACCGAATGATAgcatatatttcaattttcattggCTGCTGCTTTGTGGTCGTATTTCTAGTTGGGACCAAGGAGCCAAG TTTGAAGGTTGCTGTACATGGAGATCGGCATGCAAGGATTTCGTGGTCATATTGGTTCAAGAAAGTTTTATATTATCAAGTTGCTCTTGCTTATGTACTTACGAGACTGATTATCAATGTTTCACAG GCATTTCTGGCATATTATGTTATTAACGATCTGCATATGGCGCAGTCAGCTACAGCTTTG GTTCCTGCATTAATCTATGTCTTCAGCTTCATCGTATCTGTAACTCTTCAG GAGGTTGTTTGGACTGGCCAACGCCTGAAGCTCTACTATTCTGCTGGAGGCATTCTCTGGATGTTTTGTGGTGCGGTGATTCTCATTTTACCCACAAGCATGAGTGCTTTTATGTACGTCGTGTCCTTTGTTATTGGTGTAGCAAATGCTTTAATGGTG GTGACTGGAGTGAGTATGCAAACTGTTCTAGTTGGAAGGGATCTGAATGGCTGTGCATTTGTGTGCGGTTCATTGAGCTTCCTTGACAAAATTCTATGTGGGCTGGCACTATACTTTCTGGAATCATTTCAGA GTAACACCGCGTTACACATTTCAAAATACAATCCTCTCGATGCCACCTATATTTCGGTTACGAGATATGGTTTAGGACTTGTGCCAGCAGTTTGTGCATTCCTTGGAGTAGCAGTTACAATGAGCATGGACCTTCATGCCCCTTACGCCAAATACCTGACCGAATCGCTACTGGAATAA
- the LOC111778253 gene encoding protein YLS3-like, protein MGFHFGCKWLLLALLLASPAVSFIAGDAEKDREECTQQLAGMATCLAYVSGDAKAPTPDCCSGLKGVLKSNKKCLCVIVKDRNDPDLGLQINVTLALGLPDVCHAPANVSNCPALLNLPPNSPEAQVFYQFGKAQSSSAAAAPISPSPAINSTGGGGSRNGTDKGEAYTIGNKWLPLKSLVVAALLVLFLLDS, encoded by the exons ATGGGGTTTCATTTTGGTTGCAAATGGCTTTTGTTAGCACTCCTGTTAGCCTCACCGGCGGTGAGCTTCATAGCAGGAGATGCAGAGAAAGACAGGGAGGAATGCACGCAGCAATTGGCTGGAATGGCGACGTGTCTAGCGTACGTGAGCGGTGACGCAAAGGCTCCAACGCCGGACTGTTGCAGTGGGCTGAAGGGCGTGCTTAAAAGCAACAAGAAATGCTTGTGCGTTATAGTGAAAGACCGAAATGACCCTGACTTGGGGCTTCAGATTAATGTCACCCTTGCCTTGGGCCTGCCTGATGTCTGCCACGCCCCTGCCAATGTCTCAAATTGTCCTG CTCTATTAAACTTGCCACCCAATTCACCGGAGGCTCAAGTTTTCTATCAATTTGGTAAGGCTCAAAGCTCCTCTGCTGCTGCAGCTCCCATAAGTCCTTCTCCTGCCATTAACTCCACTG GTGGAGGAGGCAGTAGAAATGGAACAGATAAGGGTGAAGCTTACACCATTGGAAACAAATGGCTGCCATTGAAGAGTTTGGTTGTTGCAGctcttttggttttgtttttgttggattCTTAA
- the LOC111778789 gene encoding uncharacterized protein LOC111778789 has translation MAANGGSSAANSHSQPTFPLHLCFFFLILLMFLSFSWYSNYESAVEGVFDQLKLLLIISPLLLLLFVHWLSNAGNFLLPEKDSLHRAGGTPWGVGFLLVLLLFMISYQSYFQERWFPLLSR, from the coding sequence ATGGCTGCCAACGGAGGCTCCTCCGCCGCAAATTCCCACTCTCAGCCCACTTTCCCTCTTCatctctgcttcttcttcctcatcctCCTCATGTTCTTGTCCTTCTCTTGGTACTCCAATTACGAGTCTGCCGTTGAAGGCGTCTTCGATCAACTCAAGCTTCTTCTCATCATCTCGCCgctccttctcctcctcttcgTCCACTGGCTCTCCAACGCCGGAAACTTTCTTCTACCGGAGAAAGACTCGCTCCACCGTGCCGGTGGGACGCCATGGGGTGTCGGGTTCTTGTTGGTTCTTCTCCTTTTCATGATCTCGTACCAATCCTACTTTCAAGAACGGTGGTTTCCTCTCTTGAGCCGGTGA
- the LOC111779203 gene encoding citrate synthase, mitochondrial-like: protein MAFFRSLTALSKLRSRVGQQSNLSNSVRWLQMQSSPDLDLQSHLRELIPEQQDRLKKFKAEHGKVQLGNITVDMVLGGMRGMTGLLWETSLLDPDEGIRFRGLSIPECQKLLPAAKPDGEPLPEGLLWLLLTGKVPSKEQVDALSKELQSRAVVPDYVYKAIDALPVTSHPMTQFATGVMGLQVQSEFQKAYEKGIHKSKYWEPTYEDSMNLIARVPLVASYVYRRIYKDGHIIPKDDSLDYGGNFSHMLGFDSPQMQELMRLYVTIHTDHEGGNVSAHTGHLVASALSDPYLSFAAALNGLAGPLHGLANQEVLLWIKSVVDECGENITKEQLKDYVWKTLNSGKVVPGFGHGVLRKTDPRYTCQREFALKHLPDDPLFQLVSKLYEVVPPILTELGKVKNPWPNVDAHSGVLLNYFGLTEARYFTVLFGVSRSIXSIYYVLLWVQLIWDRALGLPLERPKSVTLKWLEDHCKKAAA from the exons ATGGCGTTCTTCAGAAGTTTGACGGCTCTTTCAAAGCTACGGTCTCGTGTT GGACAGCAGTCTAATCTCAGTAATTCTGTTAGATGGCTTCAAATGCAGAGCTCACCGGATCTT GACCTACAATCTCATTTGAGGGAATTAATTCCAGAACAGCAG GATCGTCTGAAGAAATTCAAAGCAGAACATGGAAAGGTTCAACTGGGCAACATCACTGTTGATATG GTACTTGGTGGAATGAGAGGAATGACAGGGCTACTGTGGGAAACATCTCTACTTGACCCTGACGAG GGTATTCGCTTTAGGGGTTTATCAATTCCTGAATGTCAAAAATTACTACCAGCTGCAAAGCCTGATGGAGAGCCACTACCTGAGGGTCTCCTGTGGCTTCTTCTGACAGGAAAG GTACCAAGCAAAGAGCAAGTAGATGCACTATCCAAGGAGTTACAAAGCCGAGCTGTTGTTCCAG ATTATGTATACAAGGCCATCGATGCTCTTCCCGTTACATCTCATCCGATGACTCAGTTTGCCACAGGTGTTATGGGTCTTCAG GTTCAAAGTGAATTCCAGAAGGCTTATGAGAAAGGAATTCATAAATCAAA gtACTGGGAACCAACGTATGAAGATTCTATGAATTTGATTGCTCGAGTACCTTTGGTAGCTTCTTATGTCTACCGCAG GATATACAAGGATGGCCATATAATTCCAAAAGATGACTCTCTGGATTATGGTGGCAATTTTTCGCACATGTTAGGATTTGATAGTCCCCAAATGCAAGAACTCATGAGGCTCTATGTTACTATCCATAC TGATCATGAAGGAGGGAATGTCAGCGCTCACACAGGCCACCTC GTTGCTAGTGCACTTTCAGATCCCTATCTTTCGTTTGCTGCTGCTCTAAACGGATTGGCTGGACCATTGCATGGTTTGGCAAATCAG GAAGTTTTACTTTGGATCAAATCTGTAGTGGACGAGTGTGGAGAGAACATAACTAAGGAGCAGTTGAAAGACTATGTTTGGAAAACTCTAAACAGTGGCAAG GTTGTTCCAGGATTTGGTCACGGAGTTCTGCGTAAAACAGATCCAAGATATACTTGTCAGAGAGAGTTTGCATTGAAGCATTTGCCAGACGATCCTCTTTTTCAGCTG GTATCAAAGCTCTACGAAGTCGTGCCACCCATCCTAACAGAACTTGGCAAG GTTAAAAACCCATGGCCTAATGTTGATGCTCATAGTGGTGTGCTGTTGAACTACTTTGGTTTGACCGAAGCAAG GTACTTCACTGTTCTCTTCGGTGTTTCAAGGAGTATTNCTTCA ATTTACTATGTTCTGTTATGGGTTCAGTTAATATGGGACCGAGCTCTGGGGTTGCCACTCGAGAGGCCGAAGAGCGTGACATTGAAATGGCTCGAGGACCACTGCAAGAAAGCAGCAGCTTGA
- the LOC111778262 gene encoding uncharacterized protein LOC111778262 isoform X1 — protein MASVFAAPPSQLVLSSHRPSLDHKAFLPSIVGVKFHRNGFPIPSFREFLLVCVFSSPLRSIALDTIISEDIWTVTLAMSMLTWKFICCLVLLSESTLILVMEMEFGRYKNTKRLKLRQRSFSITASNSSDGNSTKEKKDGSKVTGDAQGPPFLTILAGFFVFSLVLWIVSSSVTTLIALVVKLISTK, from the exons ATGGCTTCCGTCTTCGCCGCGCCGCCGTCTCAACTGGTTCTCTCTTCTCACCGCCCAAGTTTGGATCACAAAGCCTTTCTTCCTTCCATCGTCGGCGTTAAATTTCATCGGAATGGCTTTCCAATTCCTTCTTTCAG ggaatttttattagtttgcGTGTTCAGCAGTCCTCTACGATCCATCGCATTAGACACAATTATTTCAGAAGATATCTGGACTGTTACCCTTGCAATGAGCATGTTAACATGGAAGTTCATCTGTTGCTTAGTTCTGTTAAGTGAATCCACCTTGATTCTCGTGATGGAAATGGAATTTGGCAG GTACAAGAACAccaaaagattgaaattgagGCAAAGATCTTTTTCTATAACAGCATCAAATTCCTCAGATGGGAATTCCACCAAGGAGAAAAAGGATGGAAGTAAAGTAACTGGTGATGCCCAAGGTCCTCCATTTCTTACCATTTTGGCTGGCTTTTTTGTCTTTTCCCTCGTCCTTTGGATAGTCAGTTCCTCTGTCACAACCCTTATAGCTCTAGTCGTCAAGTTGATCTCAACAAAGTAG
- the LOC111778262 gene encoding uncharacterized protein LOC111778262 isoform X3 has protein sequence MASVFAAPPSQLVLSSHRPSLDHKAFLPSIVGVKFHRNGFPIPSFRYKNTKRLKLRQRSFSITASNSSDGNSTKEKKDGSKVTGDAQGPPFLTILAGFFVFSLVLWIVSSSVTTLIALVVKLISTK, from the exons ATGGCTTCCGTCTTCGCCGCGCCGCCGTCTCAACTGGTTCTCTCTTCTCACCGCCCAAGTTTGGATCACAAAGCCTTTCTTCCTTCCATCGTCGGCGTTAAATTTCATCGGAATGGCTTTCCAATTCCTTCTTTCAG GTACAAGAACAccaaaagattgaaattgagGCAAAGATCTTTTTCTATAACAGCATCAAATTCCTCAGATGGGAATTCCACCAAGGAGAAAAAGGATGGAAGTAAAGTAACTGGTGATGCCCAAGGTCCTCCATTTCTTACCATTTTGGCTGGCTTTTTTGTCTTTTCCCTCGTCCTTTGGATAGTCAGTTCCTCTGTCACAACCCTTATAGCTCTAGTCGTCAAGTTGATCTCAACAAAGTAG
- the LOC111778262 gene encoding uncharacterized protein LOC111778262 isoform X2, whose translation MASVFAAPPSQLVLSSHRPSLDHKAFLPSIVGVKFHRNGFPIPSFREFLLVCVFSSPLRSIALDTIISEDIWTVTLAMSMLTWKFICCLVLLSESTLILVMEMEFGRYKNTKRLKLRQRSFSITASNSSDGNSTKEKKDGSKVTD comes from the exons ATGGCTTCCGTCTTCGCCGCGCCGCCGTCTCAACTGGTTCTCTCTTCTCACCGCCCAAGTTTGGATCACAAAGCCTTTCTTCCTTCCATCGTCGGCGTTAAATTTCATCGGAATGGCTTTCCAATTCCTTCTTTCAG ggaatttttattagtttgcGTGTTCAGCAGTCCTCTACGATCCATCGCATTAGACACAATTATTTCAGAAGATATCTGGACTGTTACCCTTGCAATGAGCATGTTAACATGGAAGTTCATCTGTTGCTTAGTTCTGTTAAGTGAATCCACCTTGATTCTCGTGATGGAAATGGAATTTGGCAG GTACAAGAACAccaaaagattgaaattgagGCAAAGATCTTTTTCTATAACAGCATCAAATTCCTCAGATGGGAATTCCACCAAGGAGAAAAAGGATGGAAGTAAAGTAACTG ATTAA
- the LOC111778791 gene encoding uncharacterized protein LOC111778791, producing the protein MAGTWKADEQLFQLLASLLHQVESLTNQEEVELRMKIEALGLEVTKVPSKSLKQLDEMELAKELDKLSEKLDDVDEMISSAMAADPQVQSLLSHTADIWMPVITASTDDRRKFTASAGENSETEKSCAS; encoded by the exons ATGGCCGGGACATGGAAGGCGGACGAGCAACTTTTCCAGCTTCTTGCCAGTCTTCTTCACCAG GTGGAATCACTGACCAACCAGGAGGAAGTTGAGCTTCGTATGAAGATCGAAGCCCTTGGACTTGAAGTAACAAAAGTACCCTCAAAGTCCTTAAAGCAGCTCGATGAA ATGGAACTTGCCAAGGAGTTGGATAAGTTATCTGAAAAGCTAGACGATGTGGATGAAATGATTTCTTCAGCAATGGCTGCTGACCCACAGGTGCAGTCTCTTTTGAGTCATACTGCTGATATTTGGATGCCGGTGATAACTGCATCCACCGATGACCGGCGGAAGTTTACAGCTTCAGCTGGAGAAAATTCAGAAACAGAAAAGAGTTGTGCTAGTTag
- the LOC111778071 gene encoding uncharacterized protein LOC111778071, whose product MNQNSVVWIHPPNLPPVLPLENRGMFLHGSQRLLSTAPTSNQGRCLRKGRWLDMRRKGSISSAYKPSNWNELQYQNRLKSRRFHPKKKCNYRFPPFAPRNTTSFLIRAKRSGGIASLVSPYPVTPAVLPTPIFSPLREVLVDMAKEEWGLDGYGSMKGLIRLRSDEDEEEQEDGGSGDSDVEGHLEVERRLDHDLSRFEMICPISGGEEQSSVLESRVDDQDSHIAQLQEENLTLKERVFFMERELEELRRRVQFLETEGCLMDNNNKDETAASENASDNGCIGHGCKKKKITNHIGNE is encoded by the coding sequence ATGAATCAAAACTCTGTCGTTTGGATTCATCCTCCAAATTTGCCTCCAGTTCTACCGCTGGAGAATCGAGGTATGTTTCTTCACGGCTCCCAGAGATTACTCTCCACTGCTCCTACTTCGAATCAAGGCCGATGTCTCAGGAAGGGGAGATGGCTTGATATGAGGCGAAAAGGCTCGATTTCATCAGCCTATAAACCCTCGAATTGGAACGAATTACAGTACCAAAATCGGTTGAAATCGAGACGTTTTCATCCAAAGAAGAAGTGTAACTACCGTTTTCCCCCTTTCGCGCCTCGTAATACCACTTCCTTTTTAATTCGTGCCAAACGATCCGGCGGTATTGCGTCGTTGGTGTCGCCTTATCCCGTCACCCCTGCAGTGTTGCCTACTCCCATATTTTCGCCTCTAAGGGAAGTTCTCGTTGATATGGCTAAGGAGGAGTGGGGTCTCGACGGCTATGGCTCGATGAAGGGTCTGATTAGACTTAGGTCAgatgaagacgaagaagaacaagaagatggGGGATCTGGTGATAGCGATGTGGAAGGTCATTTAGAGGTGGAGAGACGGCTGGATCATGATCTAAGTAGATTTGAAATGATCTGCCCAATTTCTGGTGGTGAAGAACAGAGCAGCGTTTTGGAGAGTAGAGTAGATGATCAAGATTCTCACATAGCCCAGCTTCAGGAGGAGAATTTGACATTGAAGGAAAGGGTATTCTTCATGGAAAGAGAGCTGGAAGAGCTAAGAAGAAGAGTTCAATTCTTGGAAACTGAAGGCTGTCTCATGGACAATAACAACAAAGACGAAACCGCAGCGTCCGAAAACGCCTCTGATAATGGTTGCATCGGCCATGGctgcaagaagaagaagatcactAATCACATTGGGAATGAATGA